One window of Papaver somniferum cultivar HN1 chromosome 9, ASM357369v1, whole genome shotgun sequence genomic DNA carries:
- the LOC113310987 gene encoding condensin complex subunit 1-like, translated as MAPSFIFPSNLRDLEKDHGEDRFVVQSPTDVSSFHTSQLEDFVKEVAFDLSNKELFCIEEQEVFDRVYSLVRDFPTLTASCKYNLVEALRSNLSVLIPSIESLSRASNDDDDNTSNISDRIASHRNAFKVYTFSLLSIVIAEETANQSTDNISRVGATNRKKHSVKSWDWEPQRGRILTLVANSLEINLGLLFGSSGPDENYFSYVVKNAFSLFEKAVLLKDSDTKEALCRIIGSCSTKYQYKAQTCASVLHLIHRYDFTVVHLADAVASMEKKYGDGSLAISLIREIGRANSKDYVRDTVGAENIGRFLVELADRLPKLVSTNVGVLIPHFGGESYKIRNALVGVLGKLVSKAFQDVEGDVSSKSVRLRSKQAMLEILLERCRDVTAYTRSRVLQVWGELCEEHAVSIGLWNEVAVVAAGRLEDKTAVVRKSALNLLIVMLQHNPFGPQLRIASFEATLEKYKDRLSDQETSDPSESVLDGIPSDTDTCEAGNDTDHINTDKIPADQQDSVSDSCLPDGGNIDEPKDSSMPNIGNLEHIRALVASLKAGLTFSKCISDTMPILTQLMASSSATDVEHTILLLMRCRQFQIDGSEACLRKMMPLVFSQDKSIYEAVESAFITIYVRKSPVETAKNLLTLAVESSIGDLAALEFIVAALVSKGEISTSTISSLWDFFSFSVSAVTAEQSRGALSVLCMAAKCSAGVLGSRLQDIIDIGFGRWAKEDPLLARMACVALQRLSKEDKEKLIATSGNRVFGILESLVTGLGLPQNIWYAAVDKAIAAIYAIHPAPETLAALVVKRSFSAVFHSNGDELPNGTNILSTVQVDKLGRFLFVVSHVALNQLVYIESCVLKIRKQKTKTEKSNIETQNVQGDESSKENNINSELGLAVSEDAIIDALSERAEKEIVSGHCAEKTLIGRCAPFLSSLCRNYVLMQKYPELQASGMLALCRFMIIDADFCEENLQLLFTVVEGAPSETVRSNCTIALGDLAARFPNLLEPWTEKMYARLRDPSISVRKNAVLVLSHLILNDMMKVKGYINEMAVCLEDEDERISSLAKLFFHELSKKGSNPIYNLLPDILGRLSNQNLKKEVFYNIMQFLIGSIKKDKQMESLVEKLCNRFSGVTDKKQWEYIAYCLSQLTFTEKGMKKLMESFKNYEHVLSEDSVMESFRSIISKGKKFAKPELKACVEEFEEKLDKYHMEKKEQELTARNALMHQQKLNSLEELVVGKDQKGQEDSDTDAAEAGEVIDPSNESDDESEGSEEVEDQIDEATEEVEGDIEATEEVEEGTTEEDEGDVVATEEVEGTTKAVTKEFEGDLEEEVEMDEDSEDEEA; from the exons atggCTCCATCTTTCATCTTTCCGTCAAATCTCCGCGACCTAGAAAAAGATCACGGTGAAGATCGCTTCGTTGTTCAATCTCCGACCGATGTATCTTCCTTCCACACTTCACAGCTCGAGGATTTCGTCAAAG AAGTGGCATTTGATTTATCCAACAAGGAATTGTTCTGCATAGAGGAACAAGAGGTGTTTGATAGAGTTTATTCACTCGTTAGGGATTTCCCTACGCTCACTGCATCTTGTAAGTATAACCTTGTTGAAGCCCTGAGGTCCAATCTCAGTGTCCTCATCCCAAGTATCGAATCTCTTTCAAGAGCTTCTAATGATGATGACGACAACACTTCAAACATTTCTGACCGGATAGCTTCACATCGAAATGCTTTTAAAGTATATACGTTTTCGCTTCTATCTATCGTTATTGCTGAGGAGACTGCTAATCAGTCTACAGACAACATTTCcagg GTAGGAGCAACAAACCGAAAGAAGCATAGTGTAAAGTCATGGGATTGGGAACCTCAGAGGGGACGGATATTGACATTAGTAGCTAATTCTCTTGAAATCAATCTGGGGTTACTCTTTGGATCTTCTGGTCCTGatgaaaattatttttcttaTGTTGTGAA AAACGCATTCTCTTTGTTTGAAAAAGCAGTACTCCTGAAGGACTCTGACACAAAAGAGGCACTGTGTCGGATAATAGGCAGTTGTTCCACTAAATATCAGTATAAGGCACAGACATGTGCTTCAGTGTTGCATTTGATCCACAGATATGATTTCACTGTGGTCCACTTGGCTGATGCTGTTGCATCAATGGAGAAAAAATATGGAGATGGCAGCTTAGCAATCTCACTCATAAGAGAGATTGGACGGGCAAACTCAAAGGATTATGTGAGGGACACTGTTGGGGCAGAAAACATTGGACGATTTCTTGTTGAGCTAGCTGATCGTCTACCCAAGCTAGTGTCTACAAATGTTGGAGTTTTGATTCCTCATTTTGGTGGAGAAtcttataaaataagaaatgctCTGGTTGGGGTACTGGGGAAGTTGGTCTCCAAGGCATTTCAGGATGTCGAGGGTGATGTTAGTTCAAAGTCTGTTCGCTTGCGTAGCAAACAAGCCATGTTGGAGATCTTACTTGAACGGTGTCGAGATGTGACTGCATATACAAGGAGTCGGGTACTTCAGGTGTGGGGTGAGCTATGTGAAGAGCATGCCGTCTCTATTGGTTTATGGAATGAGGTTGCAGTGGTGGCTGCTGGGAGACTGGAGGATAAGACTGCAGTGGTGAGGAAATCTGCGCTGAATTTACTCATCGTGATGTTGCAGCATAACCCATTTGGCCCACAACTCAGAATTGCTTCTTTTGAAGCAACCTTGGAGAAGTACAAAGATAGATTATCTGATCAGGAAACGTCGGACCCTTCAGAGAGTGTCTTGGATGGGATACCATCTGATACCGATACCTGTGAAGCAGGCAATGATACTGATCATATAAACACTGATAAGATACCAGCAGATCAGCAAGATAGTGTAAGTGACAGCTGTTTACCTGATGGTGGAAACATTGACGAGCCTAAGGATAGTTCCATGCCAAATATAGGTAATTTGGAACACATCAGGGCCTTAGTTGCATCTCTCAAGGCTGGCCTAACATTCTCAAAGTGCATATCAGACACGATGCCAATACTTACACAGCTGATGGCTTCATCTTCTGCCACCGATGTTGAACACACCATTCTCTTGCTTATGAGGTGCAGACAGTTCCAAATTGACGGATCAGAGGCCTGTCTACGCAAGATGATGCCTCTG GTTTTTTCACAGGATAAGTCAATATATGAAGCTGTGGAAAGTGCATTCATCACCATTTATGTAAGAAAAAGCCCTGTGGAAACTGCTAAGAATTTGTTGACTCTTGCTGTCGAATCAAGTATTGGTGATCTTGCAGCTCTGGAGTTTATAGTTGCTGCCTTGGTGTCTAAGGGTGAAATTTCAACGAGCACG ATATCTTCCTTGTGGGATTTCTTTAGCTTTAGTGTCAGCGCAGTCACAGCCGAGCAAAGCCGCGGAGCCCTATCAGTTCTTTGCATGGCAGCAAAATGTTCTGCTGGTGTTCTTGGTTCTCGTTTGCAGGACATTATTGATATTGGTTTTGGCCGTTGGGCGAAAGAGGACCCTTTGCTCGCCAGAATGGCATGTGTTGCCTTGCAAAGATTATCAAAAGAAGATAAGGAAAAGCTGATTGCTACAAGTGGCAATAGAGTGTTTGGTATTCTGGAAAGTTTGGTCACTGGGTTGGGGCTACCGCAAAATATATGGTATGCTGCAGTAGATAAAGCCATTGCTGCTATATATGCTATTCATCCAGCACCAGAAACATTAGCTGCTCTGGTGGTGAAAAGATCATTTAGTGCAGTGTTTCATTCTAATGGAGACGAGTTGCCAAATGGCACAAATATTCTTTCCACTGTGCAAGTAGACAAACTCGGtagatttttatttgttgtaAGTCACGTAGCTTTAAATCAGCTAGTTTACATTGAATCTTGTGTTCTAAAGATTCGTAAACAGAAAACGAAGACAGAGAAGTCAAATATTGAGACTCAGAATGTCCAAGGTGACGAGTCCTCAAAG GAGAATAATATAAACTCTGAATTAGGTCTTGCGGTTTCTGAAGATGCAATAATCGATGCACTCTCTGAAAGAGCAGAGAAAGAAATTGTTTCAGGCCATTGTGCTGAAAAGACCTTAATTGGACGCTGTGCACCTTTTCTCTCAAGTCTTTGTAGAAATTATGTTTTGATGCAAAAG TATCCAGAATTGCAGGCTTCTGGAATGCTGGCACTTTGTCGGTTTATGATTATAGATGCAGATTTCTG TGAAGAGAATCTTCAGCTTCTCTTCACAGTTGTGGAGGGCGCACCGTCAGAAACTGTTCGATCTAACTGCACAATTGCTCTGGGAGACTTGGCTGCTCGGTTCCCTAATCTCTTAGAGCCATGGACTGAGAAGATGTATGCTCGACTGCGAGATCCATCAATCTCGGTTAGGAAAAATGCAGTGTTGGTGCTTTCACACTTGATATTGAATGATATGATGAAG GTGAAAGGTTATATAAATGAAATGGCTGTCTGtttagaagatgaagatgagaggATTTCAAGTCTTGCAAAGCTTTTCTTTCATGAATTATCTAAGAAAG GGAGCAATCCAATTTATAATTTACTTCCGGATATTCTTGGAAGACTATCCAACCAAAATCTGAAGAAAGAGGTTTTCTACAACATTATGCAGTTCTTAATAGGCTCGATTAAGAAG GACAAACAAATGGAATCTCTCGTGGAAAAGCTTTGCAACAGGTTTAGCGGAGTCACAG ATAAGAAACAGTGGGAATATATTGCCTACTGCCTTTCACAGCTAACATTCACCGAAAAGGGGATGAAAAAACTTATGGAATCCTTTAAAAACTATGAACATGTTCTATCTGAGGATTCTGTTATGGAAAGTTTCCGGAGCATAATCAGCAAG GGTAAAAAGTTCGCCAAGCCAGAGCTTAAAGCttgtgttgaggagtttgaagaGAAATTGGATAAGTATCATATGGAGAAGAAGGAGCAAGAGCTAACTGCCAGAAATGCCCTGATGCATCAACAGAAGTTAAATAGTTTGGAAGAGCTTGTCGTAGGGAAGGATCAAAAGGGACAAGAAGATTCAGATACCGATGCTGCTGAAG CTGGTGAGGTGATTGACCCTTCAAATGAGTCGGATGACGAATCAGAAGGCTCAGAAGAGGTTGAAGATCAGATAGACGAAGCCACAGAAGAAGTTGAAGGCGATATTGAAGCTACAGAAGAAGTGGAAGAAGGCACCACAGAAGAAGATGAAGGCGACGTAGTAGCTACAGAAGAAGTGGAGGGTACTACAAAAGCAGTAACGAAAGAATTTGAAGGTGActtagaagaagaagtagaaatgGATGAGGATAGCGAAGATGAAGAAGCTTAA